From a single Brassica oleracea var. oleracea cultivar TO1000 chromosome C5, BOL, whole genome shotgun sequence genomic region:
- the LOC106295271 gene encoding putative calcium-transporting ATPase 13, plasma membrane-type has translation MATQVSDHAKKGNSVGVKFLLELPKTLSTSSKKWHQAFIKIYSSRTILNCAKHTIRKPGLFPRSISYTAVDIDHHQGDFTIDKETQGDFTIDKETLNDLVKNKNQEKLESLGGTDGLVSALKTNTRLGINEEADEIQRRRSMFGSNTYTRPPSKSLINFVVKAFKDLTILILLGCATLSLGFGIKEHGLKEGWYDGGSIFVAVFLVVAVSAVSNFRQSRQFDKLSKVSSNIKIDVVRNGRRQEISIFDIVVGDIVCLNIGDQVPADGVFVEGHSLHVDESSMTGESDQIEVNLNGNTFLFSGTKIADGFGKMVVTSVGMNTAWGQMMSHISRDTTEQTPLQTRLNKLTSSIGKVGLLVAFLVLLVLLVRYFTGSTKDESGNREYNGKKTKSDEIVNAVVEMVAAAVTIIVVAIPEGLPLAVTLTLAYSMKRMMKDQAMVRKLSACETMGSATTICTDKTGTLTLNQMKVTEFWSGLESRNASSSLSRTVLELFHQGVAMNTTGSVFKADSNSSEYEFSGSPTEKAILSWAVEELKMDMEEVLREHEVLHFEAFNSEKKRSGVLIKKRGEITVHWKGAAEKILAMCCTFYDGYGVAKEIQEDDKVKFEKIIQSMAAKSLRCIAFAYSERNDNNETKKLKEENLTLLGIIGIKDPCRPGVKKAVEDCKLAGVNIKMITGDNIFTARAIAVECGILIPEDETNEDAVLDGEAFRSYTQQQRLEKVERIKVMARSSPFDKLLMVKCLKELGHVVAVTGDGTNDAPALKEADIGLSMGIQGTEVAKESSDIVILDDNFASVATVLKWGRCVYNNIQKFIQFQLTVNVAALVINFVAAVSAGEVPLTAVQLLWVNLIMDTLGALALATEKPSNDLMKNKPVGRTGPLITNVMWRNLLAQAVYQIAVLLVFQFRGKEVFDVTERVKNTWIFNTFVLCQVFNEFNARSLEKKNVFEGLHKNRLFVGIIVVTVVLQVVMVEFLKRFADTEMLNWGQWGVCVAIGAASWPIGWLVKCVPVPEKHFFSYLKWKKRS, from the coding sequence ATGGCAACACAAGTTTCTGACCATGCAAAGAAGGGCAATAGTGTGGGAGTCAAGTTTCTCCTGGAACTCCCCAAAACCCTAAGCACATCAAGCAAGAAATGGCATCAAGCATTCATCAAGATTTACAGCTCAAGAACTATCCTCAACTGCGCCAAACACACCATCCGAAAACCAGGTTTGTTTCCACGCTCCATTTCCTACACCGCCGTTGATATTGACCATCATCAAGGAGACTTCACGATCGATAAAGAAACTCAAGGAGACTTCACGATCGATAAAGAAACCCTAAACGATCTCGTGAAGAACAAGAACCAAGAGAAACTCGAGTCTCTTGGTGGTACTGATGGCTTAGTCTCAGCTCTCAAGACTAACACGCGTCTAGGGATCAACGAAGAAGCCGATGAGATTCAACGTAGGCGTTCAATGTTCGGTTCCAACACTTACACCAGACCACCATCGAAGAGTCTCATCAATTTTGTGGTGAAAGCTTTCAAAGATCTCACGATTCTCATCCTTCTCGGCTGCGCAACGCTCTCACTCGGGTTTGGGATCAAAGAGCACGGACTGAAAGAAGGATGGTACGATGGAGGAAGCATATTCGTAGCGGTTTTCTTGGTGGTAGCCGTCTCTGCGGTCAGCAACTTCAGACAGAGCAGACAGTTCGACAAACTCTCCAAAGTAAGTAGCAACATCAAGATAGATGTCGTAAGAAACGGACGTCGCCAAGAGATCTCGATTTTTGATATCGTCGTTGGAGATATCGTTTGTTTAAACATCGGAGACCAAGTTCCAGCGGATGGAGTGTTCGTTGAAGGACATTCGCTGCATGTAGACGAATCAAGCATGACCGGAGAGAGCGACCAAATCGAGGTAAACCTAAACGGAAACACATTCTTGTTCTCCGGTACTAAAATCGCTGATGGGTTTGGTAAAATGGTGGTTACTTCCGTTGGGATGAACACAGCTTGGGGACAAATGATGAGTCACATCTCCCGCGACACAACCGAACAAACTCCGTTGCAAACCCGTCTCAACAAGCTCACTTCGTCTATAGGTAAGGTCGGTTTACTCGTAGCTTTCTTGGTTCTTCTTGTTCTTTTAGTCCGTTATTTCACTGGAAGCACGAAAGACGAGAGCGGCAACCGCGAGTATAATGGTAAGAAGACGAAAAGCGATGAAATCGTGAACGCGGTTGTTGAAATGGTTGCGGCTGCGGTTACGATTATAGTGGTTGCGATACCTGAAGGGTTACCATTAGCTGTGACATTAACATTAGCGTATTCGATGAAGAGAATGATGAAAGATCAAGCTATGGTGAGGAAGCTATCTGCTTGTGAGACAATGGGGTCTGCTACCACTATCTGTACCGATAAAACCGGGACTTTGACGCTTAACCAAATGAAGGTAACCGAGTTCTGGTCCGGTTTAGAATCAAGAAACGCTTCTTCTTCTCTGTCTCGGACAGTTCTTGAATTGTTTCACCAAGGAGTTGCAATGAACACTACAGGAAGTGTGTTTAAGGCTGACTCTAACTCATCTGAGTACGAATTCTCCGGTTCTCCGACGGAGAAAGCGATATTAAGCTGGGCGGTTGAGGAGCTGAAGATGGATATGGAGGAAGTGTTGAGAGAACACGAGGTTCTTCACTTTGAAGCTTTTAACTCAGAGAAAAAGAGAAGTGGTGTACTGATCAAGAAGAGAGGAGAGATCACAGTTCACTGGAAAGGAGCTGCTGAGAAGATTCTAGCTATGTGTTGTACGTTCTACGATGGCTATGGAGTCGCGAAAGAGATTCAAGAAGACGATAAGGTTAAGTTCGAGAAGATCATTCAATCAATGGCAGCTAAGTCCCTCCGCTGCATCGCCTTTGCGTATTCAGAACGTAACGATAACAACGAGACGAAGAAGCTAAAAGAAGAGAATCTCACCTTACTTGGAATCATCGGAATCAAAGATCCGTGTCGACCAGGAGTCAAAAAAGCCGTGGAGGATTGTAAACTCGCTGGAGTAAACATCAAAATGATCACGGGAGATAATATTTTCACGGCGAGAGCAATCGCTGTAGAGTGTGGGATCTTAATACCTGAAGACGAGACGAACGAAGACGCCGTGTTAGATGGAGAAGCGTTTCGAAGCTACACTCAGCAACAACGATTAGAGAAAGTCGAAAGGATCAAAGTGATGGCGAGATCCTCACCGTTCGATAAGCTCTTGATGGTGAAATGCCTCAAAGAGCTAGGTCACGTCGTGGCGGTTACAGGCGACGGAACAAACGACGCACCGGCGTTGAAAGAAGCTGATATCGGACTCTCGATGGGGATCCAAGGCACGGAGGTGGCGAAAGAGAGCTCCGACATCGTGATCCTCGACGATAACTTCGCCTCCGTCGCGACCGTTTTGAAATGGGGGAGATGCGTTTACAACAACATCCAGAAGTTCATCCAGTTCCAGCTCACCGTCAACGTGGCGGCTCTCGTGATCAATTTCGTCGCGGCTGTTTCCGCCGGCGAAGTTCCGTTGACGGCGGTTCAGTTGCTTTGGGTGAATCTGATCATGGACACGCTCGGCGCGTTGGCTTTAGCTACAGAGAAGCCGAGTAACGATCTTATGAAGAATAAACCGGTCGGTCGAACCGGGCCTTTGATTACGAACGTCATGTGGAGGAATCTGTTGGCTCAAGCGGTTTACCAGATCGCTGTGTTGTTGGTGTTTCAGTTTCGAGGGAAGGAGGTTTTTGATGTGACGGAGAGAGTGAAGAACACTTGGATATTCAATACGTTTGTGTTGTGTCAAGTGTTTAATGAGTTTAACGCGAGGAGTCTTGAGAAGAAGAATGTGTTTGAAGGGCTACACAAGAACAGGCTCTTCGTTGGGATTATTGTGGTGACTGTGGTTTTGCAAGTTGTGATGGTTGAGTTCCTCAAGAGATTTGCTGATACTGAGATGTTGAATTGGGGTCAGTGGGGAGTTTGCGTGGCGATAGGGGCTGCGTCGTGGCCGATTGGATGGTTGGTGAAGTGTGTTCCGGTACCGGAGAAGCACTTCTTTAGCTACTTGAAATGGAAGAAGAGATCATGA
- the LOC106295272 gene encoding ATP sulfurylase 1, chloroplastic-like: protein MASMSAVLSKSPFLSQPLSKSPSSDLPFSAATVSFPSKSHRRGGVIRAGLISPDGGKLVELVVSEPRRREKKHEAAELPRVELTSIDVQWMHVLSEGWASPLGGFMRESEFLQTLHFNSLRLDDGSVVNMSVPIVLAIDDEQKASIGESKRVALVGSDGNPVAILSDIEIYKHPKEERIARTWGTTAPGLPYVEEAITNAGNWLIGGDLEVLEPVKYNDGLDRFRLSPAELRKELEKRGADAVFAFQLRNPVHNGHALLMTDTRRRLLEMGYKNPILLLHPLGGYTKADDVPLSWRMKQHEKVLEDGVLDPETTVVSIFPSPMHYAGPTEVQWHAKARINAGANFYIVGRDPAGMGHPVEKRDLYDADHGKKVLSMAPGLERLNILPFRVAAYDKTQGKMAFFDPSRPQDFLFISGTKMRTLAKNKENPPDGFMCPGGWQVLVDYYDSLTQAGKLPVPA, encoded by the exons ATGGCTTCCATGTCTGCCGTCCTCAGCAAATCCCCTTTCCTCTCTCAGCCTCTCTCCAAATCTCCATCCTCCGATCTCCCCTTCTCCGCTGCAACCGTTTCTTTCCCCTCGAAATCGCACCGTCGCGGCGGAGTAATCCGCGCCGGACTCATCTCTCCCGACGGCGGGAAGCTCGTGGAGCTCGTGGTGTCCGAGCCACGACGGCGGGAGAAGAAGCACGAGGCGGCGGAGCTGCCCCGCGTGGAGCTCACGTCGATCGACGTGCAGTGGATGCACGTGCTGAGCGAAGGCTGGGCAAGTCCGCTCGGAGGCTTCATGAGAGAATCCGAGTTCCTCCAAACTCTTCATTTCAACTCGCTTCGTCTTGACGACGGATCCGTCGTCAACATGTCTGTGCCTATCGTCCTCGCTATTGACGACGAGCAGAAGGCTAGTATCGGCGAGTCCAAACGCGTCGCGCTTGTTGGTTCCGATGGTAACCCCGTCGCTATCCTCAGCGA CATTGAGATTTACAAACATCCCAAGGAAGAGAGAATAGCAAGAACTTGGGGTACGACGGCTCCAGGCTTGCCTTACGTAGAAGAAGCCATTACTAACGCTGGAAACTGGCTGATTGGGGGTGACCTTGAGGTTCTTGAGCCAGTCAAGTACAATGATGGGCTTGACCGTTTTAGGCTTTCCCCTGCTGAGCTTCGCAAGGAGCTGGAGAAGCGTGGCGCGGATGCTGTCTTTGCTTTCCAGCTTAGGAACCCAGTTCACAACGGTCATGCACTTCTTATGACCGATACTCGGAGGAGACTTCTTGAGATGGGATACAAAAACCCTATTCTTTTGCTTCATCCGTTAGGAGGGTACACAAAGGCTGATGATGTTCCTCTAAGTTGGAGGATGAAGCAGCACGAGAAG GTGCTAGAGGACGGTGTTCTTGATCCAGAGACTACAGTAGTTTCGATATTCCCGTCTCCTATGCATTATGCTGGTCCAACCGAAGTGCAGTGGCACGCAAAGGCGAGAATCAATGCCGGTGCAAACTTTTACATTGTGGGTCGTGATCCAGCCGGGATGGGTCACCCAGTTGAAAAACGTGATCTCTACGATGCTGATCATGGAAAGAAAGTACTAAGCATGGCCCCTGGACTTGAAAGACTCAATATCCTTCCTTTCAGG GTTGCTGCATATGACAAGACACAAGGCAAAATGGCTTTCTTTGATCCCTCGAGGCCTCAAGATTTCTTGTTCATCTCCGGCACTAAG ATGCGCACATTGGCCAAGAACAAAGAAAACCCTCCAGATGGATTCATGTGCCCAGGTGGATGGCAAGTTCTTGTTGATTACTATGACAGCTTGACTCAAGCAGGTAAACTACCGGTTCCGGCCTAA